One part of the Bacteroidota bacterium genome encodes these proteins:
- a CDS encoding glycoside hydrolase family 2 protein, with product MLLFVVTMPALTIAQSLVLTDWSFRRLSSDKWLPARVPGSVHTDLLQNGIITDPFKNDHEKKVQWVGESDWTYQCKFSCPDSMLNKPQLELIFEGLDTYAEVLLNDALILQADNMFRSWKVDVKKLIQKENVLLVRFSAPETVASAAVQKLSYTLPEGFRSFTRKAQYHYGWDWGPKILSCGIWKPVKLTASEPCTILSFRVVQDHRIDKPTGAIAYVKIRSEKQRKTNVTVKSAGFPTQIIQEVNLRPGIQTIQIPFLFPDPKLWQPNGKGEPNLYEFSCILDEDRSRSLKCSTGFRKVELVREKDAQGMSFGFRVNGNELFAKGANVIPPDLFLSRVTDNEYEQLVLKAKVAGMNLLRVWGGGAYLPDVFYDYCDKHGIMVWQDFMFACSMVPGDSAFLENVRQEAIEQVERLSHHPCLVLWCGNNESDEGWHNWGWQKQFNYSVADSMKIWKDYQRIFHSVIPAVIDSLDPSRPYWPSSPSIGWGRKESMTQGDSHYWGVWWGMEDFEVYKKKTGRFMSEYGFQSLPDVSLWKNVVDTISLSSSGSQLQQAYGMKMAMDAHRRNFPYCRGTLFWQFNDCWPVISWSALDSKEREKLFYFEAKCSFDSLFISTVETEKGLSTTVHVDGVADKSITLRLYYIRTDKNAEPVLIAENSFKLSPDSIIHDALVFPNLAMRNLDTANVVFVTEAEDNFTFRILKREYYFRCRPKNLLLQPAQIQMLQRDSTTITLTADVFTYGVYLYDDTGECSFNDNGFHLMPGEKKTIKYTGDFSKIKSSSFNIIKNR from the coding sequence GTGTTGCTATTCGTAGTAACAATGCCTGCTCTTACGATAGCACAATCATTAGTACTTACCGACTGGTCTTTTCGCCGGTTATCAAGCGATAAATGGTTGCCGGCTCGGGTTCCGGGTAGTGTGCATACCGATTTATTGCAGAATGGAATAATTACCGACCCCTTCAAAAATGATCATGAGAAAAAAGTGCAGTGGGTAGGAGAAAGTGATTGGACCTATCAATGCAAATTTAGTTGTCCCGATTCCATGTTGAACAAACCGCAACTGGAATTGATCTTTGAAGGTCTCGATACATATGCAGAAGTACTACTGAATGATGCGCTTATTTTACAAGCCGATAATATGTTTCGCTCCTGGAAAGTGGATGTAAAGAAGCTGATTCAAAAAGAAAATGTATTGCTGGTTCGGTTCAGCGCGCCGGAAACAGTGGCATCTGCAGCAGTTCAGAAATTGTCCTACACCTTGCCGGAGGGTTTTCGCTCCTTTACAAGAAAAGCACAGTATCATTATGGCTGGGACTGGGGTCCGAAAATCCTCTCTTGCGGAATCTGGAAACCGGTGAAGTTAACAGCCAGCGAGCCTTGTACAATTCTTTCTTTTCGTGTGGTTCAGGATCATCGCATAGACAAGCCAACCGGAGCTATTGCGTATGTAAAAATCAGATCAGAGAAACAGAGGAAGACGAATGTCACAGTGAAATCGGCTGGATTTCCAACTCAAATTATTCAGGAGGTGAATCTGCGTCCGGGAATTCAAACCATTCAGATTCCTTTTCTGTTTCCGGATCCAAAGTTATGGCAACCTAACGGTAAAGGAGAACCGAATCTCTATGAGTTCAGTTGTATCCTTGACGAAGATCGAAGTCGATCTTTAAAATGTTCAACAGGCTTTCGAAAAGTGGAGTTGGTCAGAGAGAAAGATGCACAGGGAATGAGTTTCGGATTTCGGGTGAATGGCAATGAACTCTTTGCGAAAGGTGCGAATGTCATTCCACCGGATCTGTTTTTATCCCGTGTGACTGACAACGAGTACGAGCAACTGGTGTTGAAGGCGAAAGTTGCAGGAATGAATTTGCTTCGGGTTTGGGGTGGAGGCGCTTACTTGCCTGATGTATTTTACGATTATTGCGATAAGCATGGCATTATGGTCTGGCAGGATTTTATGTTTGCCTGCAGTATGGTTCCGGGGGATAGCGCTTTCTTGGAGAATGTACGACAGGAAGCGATAGAGCAGGTAGAACGATTATCTCATCACCCTTGTCTTGTACTCTGGTGCGGAAACAATGAAAGTGATGAGGGGTGGCATAACTGGGGATGGCAGAAACAATTTAATTATTCTGTTGCCGATTCAATGAAGATTTGGAAGGATTATCAGCGCATCTTTCATTCGGTAATACCAGCTGTTATAGATTCACTGGATCCATCCCGCCCGTATTGGCCCTCTTCTCCTTCCATCGGGTGGGGACGTAAAGAGAGTATGACACAAGGCGACAGTCATTACTGGGGAGTATGGTGGGGAATGGAAGATTTTGAAGTGTACAAAAAGAAAACGGGACGATTTATGAGTGAGTATGGCTTTCAGTCTTTACCGGATGTGTCGCTTTGGAAGAATGTAGTGGATACCATTTCGCTTTCGTCATCGGGCTCGCAGTTGCAACAAGCCTATGGAATGAAGATGGCCATGGATGCACATCGGCGGAATTTCCCATATTGCCGGGGAACCCTCTTCTGGCAGTTCAATGATTGCTGGCCCGTGATTTCCTGGAGCGCCCTCGACAGCAAAGAGCGGGAAAAGCTCTTTTACTTCGAAGCGAAATGTAGTTTTGATTCACTGTTTATCTCCACTGTTGAAACGGAAAAGGGCCTGTCTACAACCGTGCATGTGGATGGGGTGGCCGATAAGTCGATCACCCTCCGGTTATATTATATTCGTACAGACAAAAATGCAGAGCCGGTGCTGATAGCGGAAAATTCTTTCAAGTTATCTCCGGATAGTATTATTCATGACGCCCTCGTTTTTCCAAATCTTGCCATGAGAAATCTGGATACTGCCAATGTGGTTTTTGTCACCGAAGCGGAAGATAATTTTACATTCAGAATTCTCAAAAGAGAATATTATTTTCGCTGCCGTCCTAAAAATCTCCTCTTGCAACCTGCGCAAATCCAAATGCTACAGCGCGATAGTACTACAATAACGCTTACTGCTGATGTATTTACTTATGGCGTGTATCTATACGATGATACCGGTGAATGCTCTTTCAATGATAACGGCTTCCATCTGATGCCCGGTGAAAAAAAGACAATTAAGTATACAGGTGATTTTTCGAAGATTAAAAGTAGTTCGTTTAATATTATTAAGAACCGGTAG
- a CDS encoding virulence RhuM family protein has protein sequence MNSEIIIYQNPDGNIKIDVRLEDETVWLTQDQMATLFGKGRSTVAEHIGNVFEEGELVQNRTCRKFRQVRQEGNREVEREIDHYNLDVIISVGYRVKSPQGTQFLIKDIYTTSIDYDAKDEKTIEFFKVVQNKLLWAISEQTAAELVYRRVDASLPLLGMQSFDPPAGKAGKKNPPSVKKTDVSIAKNYLNEDEIKLLGLLVEQYLAFAETMAQQRTPMYMADWISRLDSILQLNGRELLSHAGKISHEMALEKSGTEFEKFKANKKQIQKEQSLKEIENDIEKIKKLNGK, from the coding sequence ATGAACAGCGAAATCATCATATATCAAAACCCTGACGGCAACATCAAAATTGATGTGCGGCTGGAAGATGAAACCGTTTGGCTCACGCAAGACCAAATGGCAACCTTGTTTGGAAAAGGCAGGAGCACCGTAGCTGAGCATATCGGAAATGTGTTTGAAGAAGGTGAGTTGGTGCAAAATCGAACTTGTCGGAAATTCCGACAGGTTCGGCAAGAAGGTAATAGAGAAGTAGAAAGAGAAATAGACCACTACAATCTTGATGTAATAATTTCAGTAGGCTACAGGGTTAAATCGCCTCAAGGCACACAATTTCTAATAAAGGACATTTATACTACCAGTATTGATTACGATGCTAAAGATGAAAAGACAATTGAGTTTTTTAAAGTAGTACAAAATAAATTGCTTTGGGCTATTAGCGAGCAAACAGCGGCCGAATTGGTCTATCGCAGAGTAGACGCAAGCTTGCCATTGTTGGGAATGCAATCTTTCGACCCACCTGCCGGCAAGGCAGGTAAAAAGAACCCACCGTCCGTTAAAAAGACCGATGTAAGTATTGCCAAAAATTACCTGAACGAAGATGAAATAAAATTATTGGGCTTATTGGTAGAGCAGTATTTAGCATTTGCCGAAACAATGGCTCAACAACGAACACCTATGTATATGGCCGACTGGATTAGCCGATTAGATTCGATTTTACAATTAAACGGTAGGGAATTACTCAGTCATGCCGGAAAGATAAGTCACGAAATGGCGTTAGAAAAATCGGGAACGGAATTTGAAAAATTCAAGGCCAACAAAAAGCAAATCCAAAAAGAACAGAGTTTAAAAGAAATTGAAAACGATATTGAGAAAATAAAAAAGCTGAACGGCAAATAA
- a CDS encoding GH92 family glycosyl hydrolase produces MIKYIVIISCLFQTIVSAQDLTRYVDPMTGTGGVGHTYPGATVPFGMVQLSPDTRRDASWEGCGGYYHSDTVIYGFTHTHLSGTGCSDYGDILLMPGNGTASFIPEQYGSAYSHESERAEPGYYAVSLTDDQIKAELTTTIRAGMHRYTFSKKEERYLMLDLRHRDKTHGASLRFVSDTRLEGYRHSEAWAKDQYIYFAMEFSQPIARIVIDGLIPEMKPESAIEQNEIAAAVYIGGGNRETAMPLLVKVGISTVDAAGARRNLDAEMSDWDFEKVKLNAKNSWNKELSKIQVFGKKEKDLVNFYTALYHTMIVPNVISDTDGRYRGRDNLIHNAEGYTQYTVFSLWDTFRAAHPLYTLIDRKRTLDFIKTFLAQYQQGGRLPVWELGANETDCMIGYHSVPVITDALVKGVGGFDTSLAFEAMKKSATWKHLGLPAYMERGYIGVEDEHESVSKTLEYAYDDWCISEVARMLGKSSEQSTYLRRAASYRNVYDPQTGFMRPRRNGDFIPNFDPREVNNHYTEANSWQYSFFVPQDIPGLVKLMGGDQQAEAKLDGLFSASTNTTGRTQADITGLIGQYAHGNEPSHHMAYLYDYIGKPWKTQKLVRQIMDSLYHKGPEGLPGNEDCGQMSAWFVWSALGFYPVTPGSPYYALGSPLFDSAMVNLENGKTVRLIAKNNSLTAVYVRSLSIDGVVQDVNLITHDQLTQAKEVVFEMSETPATNRGAVPEVRGTMSLYYFYRTPVIKAESRVFDDSLLVTIESPDGGMILFGPHQGLMMMGEYYREPFYIHQTSTIYAQCGDQKGKSGTTSATFYKRPNNWNVVLHTSPGKQYSAEGPLSMIDGIHGTDNWRKGDWHGYQDADMDAEIQFGKEEKISSVTVGFLQDSRSWILMPKEMIVEISSDGKKWIAVGRKENTIPDNDLNVQTQKLTIEFKPAKAKFIRVKAVNYGTLPKWHQGAGYEAYIFCDEIEVK; encoded by the coding sequence ATGATTAAATATATAGTAATTATTTCGTGTTTATTTCAGACGATCGTTTCTGCTCAGGATCTCACCCGTTATGTAGACCCGATGACCGGCACAGGAGGAGTGGGGCATACCTATCCGGGCGCTACGGTTCCCTTTGGAATGGTGCAATTGAGTCCGGATACCCGTCGCGATGCCAGTTGGGAAGGATGTGGTGGATATTATCATTCCGACACGGTCATCTATGGCTTTACACATACCCATCTCAGTGGAACCGGTTGTTCGGATTACGGAGATATTTTACTGATGCCCGGCAACGGAACAGCTTCTTTCATCCCTGAACAGTATGGTTCAGCTTATAGTCATGAAAGTGAACGTGCTGAGCCCGGCTATTATGCCGTTTCTTTAACGGATGATCAGATAAAAGCGGAATTAACTACTACCATTAGAGCCGGGATGCATCGGTATACTTTTAGTAAAAAAGAGGAGCGCTACCTGATGCTCGATCTGCGTCATCGGGATAAAACACATGGCGCCTCGCTGCGATTTGTAAGTGATACCCGTCTGGAAGGATACCGGCACAGTGAAGCCTGGGCCAAGGACCAATACATTTATTTCGCAATGGAGTTTTCACAACCTATTGCCAGGATTGTTATCGACGGATTAATCCCTGAAATGAAACCGGAATCGGCAATCGAACAGAATGAAATTGCAGCTGCAGTGTATATCGGTGGCGGTAATCGGGAAACGGCTATGCCCCTATTGGTAAAAGTGGGAATTTCCACGGTGGATGCGGCAGGAGCACGTCGAAATCTGGATGCTGAAATGTCGGACTGGGACTTCGAAAAAGTAAAGTTGAATGCAAAGAATTCCTGGAACAAAGAGCTGTCAAAGATTCAGGTGTTTGGAAAGAAGGAGAAAGACCTGGTAAATTTTTATACCGCGCTTTATCATACGATGATTGTTCCAAATGTCATTTCGGATACGGATGGCCGTTACAGAGGACGTGATAATTTGATTCATAACGCGGAAGGCTATACTCAATATACGGTTTTCAGTTTATGGGATACCTTCAGAGCTGCTCATCCCCTTTATACACTCATCGACAGGAAACGTACACTGGATTTTATCAAAACTTTTCTTGCACAGTATCAGCAGGGAGGACGATTGCCGGTGTGGGAGCTGGGCGCCAATGAAACCGATTGCATGATCGGCTATCATAGTGTTCCCGTGATCACTGATGCCCTGGTGAAAGGGGTGGGTGGATTTGATACTTCCCTCGCCTTTGAAGCCATGAAGAAGAGTGCCACCTGGAAACATTTGGGACTTCCTGCCTATATGGAGCGTGGATATATCGGAGTAGAAGATGAACACGAATCCGTTTCGAAAACGCTGGAGTATGCTTATGACGACTGGTGCATTTCGGAAGTGGCGCGTATGTTAGGCAAGAGCAGCGAGCAGAGCACCTATCTGCGTCGGGCAGCCTCTTACAGAAATGTATATGATCCGCAAACAGGATTCATGCGCCCGCGTCGTAACGGTGACTTCATACCGAACTTTGATCCCCGCGAAGTGAACAATCATTATACCGAGGCGAATAGTTGGCAGTATTCCTTTTTTGTACCACAGGATATTCCGGGACTGGTGAAGTTAATGGGCGGTGATCAGCAGGCGGAGGCGAAGCTGGATGGTCTCTTCTCTGCCTCTACAAATACTACCGGAAGAACGCAGGCGGATATCACAGGTCTCATCGGACAATATGCACATGGCAATGAACCCAGTCATCATATGGCTTATTTATATGATTATATCGGCAAGCCGTGGAAAACACAGAAACTGGTCCGTCAGATTATGGATAGTCTCTACCATAAAGGTCCGGAGGGTTTGCCGGGTAATGAAGACTGCGGACAGATGTCGGCATGGTTCGTATGGAGTGCATTGGGTTTTTATCCTGTCACTCCCGGAAGTCCTTATTATGCGCTGGGGAGTCCCCTCTTCGATTCGGCGATGGTGAATCTTGAGAATGGTAAAACGGTACGATTGATTGCTAAAAACAATTCACTCACGGCCGTGTATGTACGAAGTTTAAGTATCGATGGGGTGGTACAGGATGTAAATCTCATCACACATGATCAGCTCACGCAAGCGAAGGAAGTGGTGTTTGAGATGAGCGAAACGCCTGCGACGAATCGGGGTGCTGTACCTGAAGTCAGAGGGACAATGAGCTTATATTATTTTTACAGGACACCGGTGATTAAAGCAGAGAGCAGAGTATTTGATGATAGTCTTCTGGTGACTATTGAATCTCCCGACGGCGGTATGATTTTGTTCGGTCCGCATCAGGGATTGATGATGATGGGGGAATACTACCGCGAGCCTTTTTACATTCATCAAACTTCCACTATTTATGCGCAGTGTGGTGATCAGAAAGGGAAGAGCGGAACAACGTCGGCAACATTTTACAAACGCCCCAATAACTGGAACGTGGTATTGCATACCAGTCCGGGAAAACAGTATTCAGCGGAAGGACCATTGTCAATGATTGATGGCATTCACGGCACCGACAACTGGAGGAAGGGAGATTGGCATGGTTATCAGGACGCGGATATGGATGCAGAAATTCAATTCGGAAAGGAAGAAAAGATTAGTTCGGTTACAGTCGGATTCCTGCAAGACAGTCGTTCCTGGATTCTCATGCCGAAGGAGATGATAGTGGAAATTTCATCTGACGGAAAAAAGTGGATCGCCGTGGGCCGAAAAGAAAATACGATTCCTGATAATGATTTGAATGTACAGACACAGAAGCTCACGATTGAATTTAAACCGGCAAAGGCTAAATTTATCAGAGTCAAAGCCGTAAACTATGGCACTTTACCGAAATGGCATCAGGGCGCAGGGTATGAGGCGTATATTTTTTGTGATGAGATAGAGGTGAAATAA
- a CDS encoding TonB-dependent receptor — MSARSISAGLLLFSSTCFNNMSRFVILLFNIFFVSLAHAQRDTIIWMKPVDIRAERFHFTDPGMQVHALDTSKISKLTGYTLADRLGRESMLFMKSYGPGSLSTLSLRGTGAAHTAVLWNGLSLNSPMNGIYDFSLLPVFLLDEVSIQCGGNGPLAGGGAVGGAIYMNSGTEFTKGVSGEVMTGYGSFGQQQYGAGIVVANGQLVTKTKIYTQRAENNFSFTTPEGQSKIQSHARFRQLGITEDIRFGRKDNHLDLHLWYLENEREIPPHMLAQLSLQEQQDKSLRAVAEWAVSHDKWFWNINGGINREEIKYTDPEARLDELSTATTVQATAELGHHFSKNFKLISQFATIHALANCEGYATQQQQEQWSLGLKGVFENHKWYINASIRQGLFDEEMIPFLPAVNLRYNFVPTLSWKADVARVFRVPTLNDRYWIAGGNKNLEPEQGFSSSTGIQWLLKKEKFSMKMQANVFFSELEKAIVWLPGLNGIYAAENIHEMESKGFEGEVDLAYTTGKWKFRARLTTPVVSSKITKTDPSFDSGIGKQMIYTPRLMYKSEAEITFHTFSIRYYHNYTGYRYTTIDHAHYLDPFDCAELILAWTGTLGKGSLTLTGGIKNLYEENYQVIAWRAMPGRSFHGGLLFTFGK, encoded by the coding sequence ATGTCAGCGCGATCTATTTCCGCCGGCTTGTTGTTATTTTCTTCCACCTGCTTCAACAACATGTCACGATTCGTCATCCTTCTCTTCAATATTTTCTTTGTTTCGCTTGCTCATGCGCAAAGGGATACTATCATCTGGATGAAACCGGTGGATATCCGTGCGGAGCGTTTTCATTTCACAGATCCCGGCATGCAGGTACATGCGCTCGATACTTCTAAAATTTCCAAACTAACCGGATATACACTTGCGGATAGGCTTGGGCGTGAGTCGATGCTGTTCATGAAGTCGTATGGTCCGGGAAGCCTGTCTACGCTCTCTCTTCGTGGCACCGGAGCGGCGCATACAGCAGTACTATGGAACGGACTTTCGCTAAATTCACCCATGAACGGTATATATGATTTTTCTTTATTGCCGGTATTCCTGCTCGATGAAGTTTCCATTCAATGCGGGGGGAATGGTCCCTTGGCCGGAGGAGGTGCTGTAGGTGGTGCTATTTATATGAATTCAGGAACGGAGTTTACCAAGGGTGTTTCAGGAGAAGTGATGACGGGCTATGGAAGCTTTGGACAGCAACAATATGGCGCCGGGATAGTGGTCGCTAACGGTCAACTGGTAACGAAAACAAAAATTTATACACAACGAGCAGAAAACAATTTTTCCTTTACAACTCCTGAAGGACAATCGAAAATACAGTCACATGCCCGCTTTCGGCAATTAGGTATTACAGAAGACATCCGTTTCGGCAGGAAGGACAATCACCTTGACCTGCACCTTTGGTACCTTGAAAATGAAAGGGAAATTCCTCCACATATGCTGGCACAGCTGAGTTTACAAGAGCAGCAGGATAAATCGCTTCGTGCAGTGGCTGAATGGGCAGTAAGTCACGATAAATGGTTTTGGAACATAAACGGGGGCATAAATCGTGAGGAAATAAAATACACTGATCCGGAAGCCAGACTTGATGAACTCAGCACCGCTACTACTGTTCAGGCTACCGCGGAGCTCGGCCATCATTTCTCTAAAAACTTCAAACTTATATCTCAATTCGCTACTATACATGCTTTAGCCAATTGCGAAGGTTATGCTACTCAGCAACAGCAGGAACAATGGTCGCTTGGGCTGAAGGGAGTATTTGAAAATCATAAATGGTATATCAATGCTTCCATACGACAAGGTTTATTTGATGAGGAGATGATTCCCTTTCTGCCGGCGGTGAATTTACGGTACAACTTCGTACCCACATTGTCGTGGAAAGCAGATGTAGCACGTGTCTTTCGTGTACCAACCCTAAACGATCGCTATTGGATAGCCGGAGGAAATAAAAATCTTGAACCGGAACAAGGATTTTCGTCGTCTACAGGAATCCAATGGCTATTGAAAAAAGAAAAGTTTAGCATGAAGATGCAGGCGAACGTATTTTTCTCAGAGCTTGAAAAAGCAATCGTATGGCTCCCGGGGTTAAACGGAATTTATGCAGCTGAGAACATCCATGAAATGGAAAGCAAAGGTTTTGAGGGAGAAGTTGATCTTGCCTACACCACGGGAAAATGGAAATTCCGGGCAAGACTGACGACTCCGGTTGTGTCATCCAAAATCACAAAGACAGATCCTTCCTTCGATTCAGGAATCGGGAAACAAATGATTTACACCCCGCGGTTGATGTACAAATCTGAAGCAGAAATTACTTTTCATACTTTCTCCATACGCTATTATCATAATTATACCGGCTACCGTTATACGACCATTGACCATGCACATTACCTGGACCCGTTCGATTGTGCAGAACTCATTCTGGCATGGACGGGTACTTTAGGAAAAGGGAGTTTGACATTAACGGGAGGAATAAAAAATCTTTACGAAGAAAATTATCAGGTCATTGCCTGGAGAGCGATGCCGGGAAGATCTTTTCATGGTGGATTATTATTTACTTTTGGAAAATAA
- a CDS encoding N(4)-(beta-N-acetylglucosaminyl)-L-asparaginase, which translates to MYKRRIFYTGALWAASRVKGATFPGIDSQFPLVISTWAPNVKANAAAWEILSKGGKALDAVEKGVMVPEADPEDTSVGYGGLPDRDGRVTLDACIMDEQGNCGSVMCLEHIMHPISVARQVMEKTPHVVLAGDGALQFALANGFKKENLLTANAEKIWKEWLKESKYDPMDTLKHMKTKRGAGTKDNHDTIGMLAIDKTGNISGACTTSGMAFKMHGRVGDSPIIGAGLYVDNEVGAATATGVGEEVIRICGAHTVVEAMRYGKSPKDACKLAVERMYKLRKNKIEDKQIGFIAVSITGEIGAYALREGFTYTYRLGDGVDVIKSADFLI; encoded by the coding sequence ATTTATAAAAGGCGCATTTTTTACACTGGTGCGTTATGGGCTGCATCACGAGTGAAGGGCGCAACATTTCCGGGCATAGATTCTCAGTTTCCACTAGTCATCTCTACCTGGGCTCCTAACGTCAAGGCGAATGCGGCGGCATGGGAAATACTAAGTAAGGGCGGAAAGGCGCTAGATGCGGTGGAGAAGGGCGTGATGGTGCCGGAAGCTGATCCGGAAGATACCAGTGTAGGTTATGGCGGACTCCCTGACCGTGACGGACGTGTTACTCTGGATGCCTGTATCATGGATGAACAGGGTAACTGCGGATCCGTTATGTGTCTGGAACATATTATGCATCCGATTTCAGTAGCGCGGCAGGTGATGGAAAAGACACCCCATGTGGTACTCGCAGGCGATGGCGCATTACAGTTTGCTTTAGCGAATGGATTCAAAAAGGAAAACCTGCTCACAGCAAATGCTGAAAAGATCTGGAAAGAATGGCTGAAAGAATCGAAGTATGATCCGATGGATACCCTGAAGCACATGAAGACGAAACGTGGCGCAGGTACTAAAGATAATCACGATACCATTGGCATGCTCGCCATCGATAAAACCGGCAATATCAGCGGTGCCTGTACCACCAGTGGAATGGCCTTTAAAATGCATGGCCGCGTAGGAGATTCTCCCATCATCGGCGCCGGACTATATGTCGATAACGAAGTGGGAGCTGCTACCGCTACCGGTGTAGGTGAAGAGGTGATACGGATTTGTGGTGCGCATACTGTAGTGGAAGCCATGCGCTATGGCAAATCTCCCAAAGATGCCTGCAAACTAGCCGTTGAACGCATGTACAAACTCCGCAAAAATAAAATCGAGGATAAACAAATTGGATTCATCGCCGTAAGCATTACTGGTGAAATAGGCGCTTATGCACTCCGCGAAGGCTTCACTTACACCTACCGTCTCGGCGATGGAGTGGATGTCATCAAATCTGCAGACTTTCTCATATAA
- a CDS encoding copper homeostasis protein CutC, whose product MQLELACFNLESSRIAAAVGVHRLELCEDYPCGGLTPSIDYFLEARKIFPRDIFVMIRPRAGDYIFSDAEFNLMLQNVEKFKSAGANGFVSGFFTASGKIHEEQLKRFIQACHPLPVTFHRSFDLLPDWKSGLDLLIQCGCTRLLTSGDGSTAFEGRLRLKEMMDHAGTKLIILPGGGIRSSNIREIIHTCHPAEVHSAALSSTGVYNNNYTADENELERLLEILEG is encoded by the coding sequence ATGCAATTAGAACTTGCTTGCTTCAATTTAGAATCTTCTCGTATAGCCGCTGCCGTGGGTGTCCACCGCCTGGAGTTATGCGAAGATTATCCCTGCGGAGGACTCACCCCTTCCATAGATTATTTCCTGGAAGCCCGCAAAATATTTCCACGAGACATCTTCGTCATGATCCGCCCCCGTGCCGGTGATTATATCTTCAGCGATGCTGAATTCAACCTGATGTTGCAAAATGTAGAAAAATTCAAATCCGCCGGAGCCAATGGTTTTGTAAGTGGATTCTTTACTGCATCCGGAAAAATTCATGAAGAGCAATTGAAACGTTTTATCCAGGCCTGTCATCCCTTACCGGTTACCTTTCATCGCTCCTTTGATCTCTTGCCCGACTGGAAATCCGGACTCGATCTGCTCATCCAATGCGGCTGCACGCGACTCCTCACTTCAGGAGATGGATCAACAGCGTTCGAAGGAAGGCTGCGATTGAAAGAGATGATGGACCATGCAGGAACAAAGCTCATCATTTTACCCGGTGGTGGAATCCGCTCTTCCAATATCCGGGAAATCATTCACACCTGTCACCCAGCAGAAGTGCACAGCGCAGCATTGAGTTCCACAGGAGTTTATAATAACAATTATACTGCTGACGAGAATGAGTTGGAGAGGTTGTTGGAGATTTTGGAAGGGTAG
- the meaB gene encoding methylmalonyl Co-A mutase-associated GTPase MeaB: protein MEIAQLLSGIQQGDRRLIAKAITLVENDQPGYEELLSRLTYERKTPVIGITGPPGAGKSTLINALIHELTRKTNGEGLPNQVAVIAVDPSSPFTHGSLLGDRLRMQEHFNNPHVFIRSLATRGALGGLSAKTIEICDVLRSAPFDYIFIETVGMGQSEVEIISLADTVVVTLVPEAGDEIQALKSGIMEVGDIFVVNKSDRDGADKFAAGLIKTLHERPASEGWSIPVVKTTASRNEGVEELLTAIHQHHQHPLPGKRLQLTAQRAYRLLQQQRMKGITVRQLEDRLKAQLAMPEFNLYRFIKDFQEK, encoded by the coding sequence GTGGAAATAGCGCAACTTCTTTCAGGAATTCAACAAGGTGATCGGCGGCTGATTGCCAAAGCGATCACCCTCGTGGAGAACGATCAGCCCGGTTATGAGGAATTGCTCAGCCGATTGACCTATGAAAGAAAGACACCGGTCATTGGCATTACAGGTCCTCCCGGTGCCGGAAAGAGTACATTGATCAACGCTTTGATTCATGAGTTGACACGGAAAACTAACGGTGAAGGATTACCGAATCAGGTCGCTGTGATAGCAGTTGATCCCAGTTCGCCTTTTACACATGGTTCATTGTTGGGAGACCGGTTGCGGATGCAGGAACATTTTAATAACCCTCATGTTTTTATCCGTTCATTGGCAACAAGAGGTGCGCTGGGTGGACTTTCTGCAAAGACAATTGAAATTTGTGATGTGTTGCGAAGTGCGCCCTTTGATTATATTTTTATTGAGACCGTAGGAATGGGACAGAGTGAGGTGGAAATCATCTCCCTGGCGGATACGGTAGTGGTTACCCTGGTTCCTGAAGCGGGAGATGAAATCCAGGCACTCAAGTCCGGCATCATGGAAGTCGGAGATATTTTTGTGGTGAATAAATCTGATCGTGATGGCGCAGATAAATTCGCCGCAGGATTGATTAAGACCTTGCATGAACGCCCGGCTTCGGAAGGTTGGAGTATTCCCGTTGTGAAAACAACAGCGAGTCGAAACGAAGGTGTTGAAGAATTATTGACAGCCATTCACCAACACCATCAACATCCTTTGCCCGGAAAAAGGCTGCAGCTGACAGCACAACGCGCTTACCGGCTTCTTCAACAGCAAAGGATGAAGGGAATTACCGTTCGTCAGTTGGAAGATAGGTTGAAAGCCCAATTGGCAATGCCGGAATTTAATTTGTACCGGTTCATAAAAGATTTCCAGGAGAAGTGA